A part of Phoenix dactylifera cultivar Barhee BC4 chromosome 2, palm_55x_up_171113_PBpolish2nd_filt_p, whole genome shotgun sequence genomic DNA contains:
- the LOC103719440 gene encoding probable inorganic phosphate transporter 1-8, producing the protein MAREQLQVLNALDAAKTQWYHFTAIVIAGMGFFTDAYDLFCISLVTKLLGRIYYHVDGSDTPGSLPPNVAAAVNGVAFCGTLSGQLFFGWLGDKMGRKRVYGLTLMLMVVCSIASGLSFGHNAKGVMATLCFFRFWLGFGIGGDYPLSATIMSEYANKRTRGAFIAAVFAMQGFGILAGGIVALIISAAFKDRFKAPPYSVDPVGSTVPQADYVWRIIVMIGALPAVLTYYWRMKMPETARYTALVAKNAKQAATDMSKVLQVEITEEAEKVEQLNNNSSNNFGLFSKEFARRHGLHLLGTTTTWFLLDIAFYSQNLFQKDIFTAINWIPKAATMNAIEEVFRIARAQTLIALCGTVPGYWFTVALVDVIGRFKIQLMGFFMMTVFMLGLAIPYHHWTTKGNHIGFVVMYGFTFFFANFGPNSTTFIVPAEIFPARLRSTCHGISAAAGKAGAIIGAFGFLYAAQNQNKALADHGYPAGIGVRNSLFVLAGCNLLGLIFTFLVPESNGKSLEEMSGENEEEDPTTETTYKRTVPV; encoded by the coding sequence atggCTAGGGAGCAGCTCCAGGTGCTGAACGCACTAGATGCTGCCAAGACCCAATGGTACCACTTCACGGCGATCGTCATCGCCGGCATGGGCTTCTTCACCGACGCCTACGACCTCTTCTGCATCTCCCTAGTCACCAAGCTTCTTGGGCGGATCTACTACCACGTCGACGGCTCCGACACCCCCGGCTCGCTCCCGCCGAACGTGGCGGCCGCCGTCAACGGCGTGGCCTTTTGCGGCACGCTCTCCGGCCAGCTCTTCTTCGGCTGGCTCGGCGACAAGATGGGCCGCAAAAGGGTCTACGGCCTCACCCTGATGCTCATGGTGGTCTGCTCCATCGCCTCCGGCCTCTCCTTCGGCCACAACGCCAAGGGCGTCATGGCCACCCTCTGCTTCTTCCGCTTCTGGCTCGGCTTCGGCATCGGCGGCGACTACCCGCTTTCGGCCACCATCATGTCCGAGTACGCCAACAAGCGAACGCGTGGCGCCTTCATCGCCGCCGTCTTCGCCATGCAGGGCTTCGGCATTCTCGCCGGTGGCATCGTTGCCCTCATCATATCCGCTGCCTTCAAGGACCGCTTCAAAGCGCCGCCCTACTCCGTCGACCCGGTCGGCTCTACCGTCCCCCAGGCTGACTACGTCTGGCGGATAATTGTCATGATCGGCGCCCTCCCGGCGGTCCTCACCTACTACTGGCGGATGAAGATGCCGGAGACCGCCCGCTACACCGCCCTCGTCGCCAAGAACGCCAAGCAGGCCGCCACCGACATGTCCAAGGTGCTCCAGGTCGAGATCACCGAGGAGGCGGAGAAGGTGGAGCAGCTCAACAACAACTCGTCCAACAACTTCGGCCTCTTCTCCAAGGAATTCGCACGCCGCCACGGCCTCCATCTCCTCGGCACCACCACCACCTGGTTCCTCCTCGACATCGCCTTCTACAGCCAGAACCTCTTCCAGAAGGACATCTTCACCGCCATCAACTGGATCCCCAAGGCCGCCACCATGAACGCCATCGAAGAGGTCTTCAGGATCGCCCGCGCCCAGACCTTGATCGCCCTCTGCGGCACCGTCCCCGGCTACTGGTTCACCGTCGCGCTCGTCGACGTCATCGGCCGGTTCAAGATCCAGCTCATGGGCTTCTTCATGATGACGGTCTTCATGCTCGGCCTCGCCATCCCCTACCACCACTGGACTACCAAAGGCAACCACATCGGCTTCGTCGTCATGTACGGGTTCACCTTCTTCTTCGCCAATTTCGGGCCCAACAGCACCACCTTCATCGTGCCGGCTGAGATATTCCCGGCGAGGCTGCGGTCGACGTGCCACGGGATCTCCGCGGCCGCCGGGAAAGCAGGGGCCATCATCGGCGCGTTCGGTTTCTTGTATGCGGCGCAGAACCAGAACAAGGCCCTGGCCGATCACGGCTACCCGGCCGGCATTGGCGTGAGGAACTCGCTCTTTGTGCTTGCAGGTTGCAACCTGTTGGGCCTCATCTTTACCTTCTTGGTGCCGGAGTCCAATGGGAAATCATTGGAAGAGATGTCCGGGGAGAACGAGGAGGAGGATCCGACAACCGAAACAACTTACAAAAGGACGGTCCCAGTTTAG